In a genomic window of Holophagaceae bacterium:
- the egtD gene encoding L-histidine N(alpha)-methyltransferase yields the protein MPASRIAPALMDEVRTGLLSVPKRLPPTLFYDAEGSALFDQITGLAEYYPTRTERGILERHAADMLQAAGTDLEVVELGSGSSVKTHLLLKALLERQGHGAYAPIDVSDSALEQARSALAASFPPLEVRPVHGDYLDGLTSLERRGTRRLVLFLGSTIGNFDPAHATEFLRSVREALQPGDALLIGMDLVKAPSILVPAYDDGLGVTARFNLNLLARLNREWGADFRLDAFRHIALWNGAESRMEMHLQSRARQSVCIRALDLEISLEEGERIHTENSYKYRPGMGEAILGDAGWALERTWTDDQRWFALHLARC from the coding sequence ATGCCCGCATCCCGCATCGCCCCTGCCCTGATGGATGAAGTCCGGACTGGCCTTCTTTCCGTTCCCAAGCGCCTGCCGCCGACGCTCTTCTACGACGCGGAAGGATCGGCCCTCTTCGACCAGATCACCGGACTGGCCGAGTATTACCCCACGCGGACTGAGCGCGGGATCCTGGAACGGCATGCGGCGGACATGCTCCAGGCGGCCGGGACGGACCTCGAGGTGGTCGAACTGGGCTCCGGCAGTTCCGTGAAAACGCACCTGCTTCTGAAGGCGCTCCTGGAACGCCAGGGACACGGCGCCTACGCCCCCATCGACGTGAGCGACTCGGCCCTGGAGCAGGCCAGATCCGCTTTGGCCGCAAGCTTTCCTCCGCTCGAGGTGCGGCCTGTCCATGGAGATTATCTGGATGGCCTGACCTCGCTGGAACGGCGTGGGACGCGGCGCCTGGTGCTGTTCCTGGGTTCCACCATCGGCAATTTCGATCCAGCACACGCCACGGAATTTTTACGATCCGTGCGGGAAGCCCTCCAGCCCGGGGATGCGCTGCTCATCGGTATGGACCTCGTCAAGGCGCCCTCCATCCTCGTTCCCGCCTACGACGACGGCCTTGGCGTCACCGCCAGGTTCAACCTGAACCTGCTGGCCAGGCTCAACCGCGAATGGGGCGCGGATTTCAGGTTGGACGCCTTCCGCCACATCGCGCTATGGAACGGGGCCGAGTCGCGCATGGAGATGCACCTGCAAAGCCGGGCCCGGCAATCCGTCTGCATACGCGCCCTGGACCTGGAGATCAGCCTGGAGGAGGGTGAACGCATCCATACCGAGAACAGCTACAAGTACCGGCCGGGCATGGGCGAAGCCATTCTCGGCGACGCAGGCTGGGCGCTGGAACGCACCTGGACAGACGATCAGAGGTGGTTCGCCCTGCATCTCGCCCGGTGCTGA
- a CDS encoding Spy/CpxP family protein refolding chaperone — translation MSMNFKLLIPFSLAAVLMAQAPPPGPPQELPRLLAGRMGMRAGFLARKLNLSADQKAAMKAIGQKHKDEMKAKHQAKREARQAFQAVMADPNAKPADIQAAHQVLSQRALDAALAGHALRVEMRAVLTPEQQLQSDQLREEFKTRHQRRMMHLRKGLGLEG, via the coding sequence ATGAGCATGAACTTCAAACTTTTGATCCCCTTCAGCCTGGCTGCGGTTCTGATGGCCCAGGCGCCACCCCCCGGACCGCCCCAGGAACTTCCCCGCCTCCTGGCCGGCAGGATGGGCATGCGGGCCGGCTTCTTGGCCAGGAAACTCAACCTGAGCGCCGACCAGAAAGCCGCAATGAAGGCCATCGGCCAGAAGCACAAGGACGAGATGAAGGCCAAGCACCAGGCGAAGCGGGAAGCCCGCCAAGCCTTCCAGGCCGTGATGGCGGATCCCAATGCCAAGCCGGCGGACATCCAGGCCGCCCACCAGGTGCTCAGCCAGCGGGCCCTGGACGCGGCCCTCGCGGGCCATGCCCTGCGCGTCGAGATGCGCGCGGTGCTCACCCCTGAGCAACAGCTCCAATCCGACCAGTTGCGGGAGGAATTCAAAACCAGGCACCAGAGGCGGATGATGCATCTGCGCAAGGGGTTGGGCCTGGAAGGATGA
- a CDS encoding transglutaminase domain-containing protein, translating into MRLFLHLTFLLLLTVPAFPQAPEVQRFRQWVAGQELGGAESRTTFEGAATRIERREWINFTRLGIEIQQEIKETSVRNADGSLHFTWRTQISKEPLEGEADWSPSRPRELRVKSNGFEAKVIPMRTGALLWPRDVDGRMREAARLRKPVKISSYSFTTQQWTQLDLNPVGPSPLPGFPDAVLFKGLEIDGATRAETSVWVSPTRGDLKHTGEMMGLSLVLQLAELPDPIGSSKGKEAFFEQSLKTIPQHPFQPWLTEVRLRWQGAKPLQLPEDPQQHQVKPNLFALTSSAPLKAEEAKELPVRGKPSKEDAPFLAATPIVPFNDPAFDGLVFRMRAPKGASRWVLAQLVTDFVWEWIAQKDYTVGFASALEVCRNPRGDCTEHGVLAVALLRKLGVPARGVVGWMAAGENLGLHFWVEVKLGRRWVPVDPTFDQAPASAFRLKLGTTDLADLGSVGWDNAGQIFGGGTWKVEKPDGLGDLRLEAGGEILHAPGGTRLRAAGSTWSLGAGLVLHREGGDLNISAVPRPYPESLEGAKRLQSGRWSGWWQPKEQKLFVDLGDRRWLGVEPLNEHGSAAFMDSLVVEGPGR; encoded by the coding sequence ATGCGCCTTTTTCTCCATCTGACCTTCCTTCTGCTATTGACGGTGCCCGCATTCCCACAGGCGCCGGAGGTCCAGCGCTTCAGGCAGTGGGTGGCGGGCCAGGAATTGGGAGGCGCCGAAAGCCGGACCACCTTTGAAGGCGCTGCCACCCGGATCGAACGCCGCGAATGGATCAACTTCACGCGGCTGGGCATCGAAATCCAGCAGGAGATCAAGGAGACCAGCGTCCGGAATGCGGATGGCAGCCTTCATTTCACCTGGCGCACGCAGATCTCCAAGGAGCCGCTGGAAGGCGAGGCGGACTGGTCGCCCTCACGCCCCAGGGAGCTGCGGGTGAAATCCAACGGCTTTGAAGCGAAGGTCATCCCCATGCGGACCGGCGCCCTGCTCTGGCCCCGGGACGTGGATGGCAGGATGCGCGAAGCGGCCCGCCTCAGGAAACCCGTGAAGATCAGCAGCTATTCCTTCACCACCCAGCAATGGACGCAATTGGACCTCAATCCCGTCGGGCCTTCCCCCTTGCCCGGCTTCCCCGACGCGGTGCTTTTCAAAGGGCTGGAAATCGACGGCGCCACGCGCGCGGAAACCTCGGTCTGGGTGAGCCCCACGCGCGGCGATCTCAAACACACCGGAGAGATGATGGGCCTGAGCCTGGTGCTCCAGCTCGCCGAGCTGCCGGACCCCATCGGCAGCAGCAAGGGCAAGGAAGCTTTTTTCGAGCAGAGCCTGAAGACAATCCCGCAGCATCCCTTCCAGCCCTGGCTCACGGAGGTGCGCCTCCGGTGGCAGGGCGCCAAGCCGCTGCAGTTGCCAGAAGATCCGCAACAGCATCAGGTGAAACCCAACCTCTTCGCGCTCACCTCGAGCGCGCCTCTCAAGGCGGAAGAGGCCAAGGAACTCCCGGTCAGGGGCAAGCCATCAAAGGAAGATGCGCCCTTCCTCGCGGCCACGCCGATCGTGCCCTTCAACGACCCGGCCTTCGACGGGCTGGTATTCCGCATGAGGGCTCCCAAAGGGGCCTCGCGCTGGGTGCTGGCCCAGCTCGTGACGGACTTCGTGTGGGAATGGATCGCCCAGAAAGACTACACAGTGGGTTTCGCCTCGGCGCTCGAGGTCTGCCGCAATCCGCGCGGGGACTGCACCGAGCATGGCGTGCTCGCGGTGGCGCTGCTCCGGAAACTGGGGGTGCCCGCCCGCGGCGTCGTGGGCTGGATGGCGGCCGGTGAAAACCTGGGTCTGCATTTCTGGGTGGAAGTGAAACTGGGCCGCCGTTGGGTGCCGGTGGATCCCACCTTCGACCAGGCCCCGGCCTCTGCCTTCCGCCTGAAACTGGGCACCACCGACTTGGCGGACCTGGGCTCTGTGGGTTGGGACAACGCCGGCCAGATCTTCGGCGGCGGAACGTGGAAAGTCGAAAAGCCTGATGGCCTCGGCGACCTCCGCCTGGAGGCCGGAGGAGAGATCCTTCATGCGCCTGGGGGCACGCGCCTGCGGGCAGCCGGATCCACCTGGAGTCTGGGTGCCGGGCTGGTGCTGCATCGCGAAGGCGGGGACCTGAACATTTCCGCCGTGCCCCGCCCCTATCCGGAGTCTTTGGAAGGGGCCAAGCGCCTGCAATCCGGACGTTGGTCGGGTTGGTGGCAGCCCAAGGAGCAAAAGCTCTTCGTGGATCTCGGCGACCGCCGCTGGCTGGGCGTCGAACCGCTGAACGAGCACGGCTCCGCGGCCTTCATGGACAGCCTGGTGGTGGAGGGCCCCGGCCGCTAG
- a CDS encoding ABC-F family ATP-binding cassette domain-containing protein: MPVALSLVNASKAYGAQPILDSISFGLQEGEKVGLIGRNGAGKSTLFKLLAGVEATDSGEVIITQGLRVARLSQEPHFAPGASVRQALEDALQDHRKLLDRHAAIHEELHGDGGSGASGSKAERLHQELDAIEHHLHHMGWDLEPRLKEACTTWGLADVEAEVESLSGGWRKRVALAQAWLKDPDVLVLDEPTNHLDPEQVEKLEAWLLGFEGALLLITHDRHLLDSVVDKMLELDGGKLAVYEGSYSDYLLLKADQEFREARLTDHMQNRLRREMAWLRRGAKARTRKSKLRIQDVLDLKDDVDDRSRSESRERLTFAGGSNRSDALVSGRGLHFRYTPESPDLLGGLDLVLQRGMRIALLGPNGCGKSTLLKVLMGDLQASGELTRHPKLSISVISQGRGELDGDASVLDNLAERAAVVRIGGSDILAHVYLTRFGFPVDQQKRVASTLSGGERNRLLLARTMLHPVDLLVLDEPTNDLDIPTLQNLEEALQDYPGTLLLVSHDRFFLDQVATHTLAWNGAGSPLWELYEGSPATVKSLREQRALESEASSFKPEPAKTGARMESSGSKKPRLSQKEQRRLGEVELQMASLHEHIAALDTILSSPSAFLTAEASGHLALKDRDAAKAALEALELEWMDLEEKRQIL, translated from the coding sequence ATGCCTGTCGCGCTATCCCTGGTCAATGCGAGCAAAGCCTATGGCGCCCAGCCCATCCTGGATTCCATCAGCTTCGGGCTGCAGGAAGGCGAAAAAGTGGGGCTCATCGGCCGCAATGGCGCGGGCAAGAGCACCCTCTTCAAGTTGCTGGCGGGGGTGGAGGCGACCGACAGCGGCGAAGTGATCATCACCCAGGGGCTGCGCGTGGCGCGCCTGAGCCAGGAGCCGCACTTCGCCCCCGGCGCCTCCGTGCGGCAGGCGCTGGAGGACGCGCTTCAAGACCACCGCAAGCTGCTGGACCGCCATGCGGCCATCCATGAGGAGCTGCATGGCGATGGCGGAAGCGGAGCCAGCGGATCCAAGGCCGAGCGGCTCCACCAGGAGCTGGATGCCATCGAACACCATCTGCATCACATGGGCTGGGATCTGGAGCCGCGGTTGAAGGAAGCCTGCACCACCTGGGGGCTGGCGGACGTGGAGGCCGAGGTGGAGTCGCTGTCCGGCGGCTGGCGCAAGCGCGTGGCGCTGGCCCAGGCCTGGCTGAAAGATCCCGACGTGCTGGTGCTGGACGAACCCACCAACCATCTCGATCCCGAGCAGGTGGAGAAACTCGAAGCCTGGCTGCTGGGCTTCGAAGGCGCGCTGCTGCTCATCACCCACGACCGCCACCTGCTGGATTCGGTGGTGGACAAGATGCTCGAACTCGACGGCGGCAAGCTGGCTGTCTACGAAGGTTCCTACAGCGATTACCTGCTGCTGAAAGCCGACCAGGAATTCCGCGAAGCGCGCTTGACGGACCACATGCAGAACCGCCTGCGCCGGGAAATGGCCTGGCTGCGGCGCGGCGCGAAGGCCCGCACGCGGAAATCGAAGCTCCGCATCCAGGACGTTCTGGACCTCAAGGACGACGTGGACGACCGCAGCCGCAGCGAATCGCGGGAGAGGCTGACCTTCGCGGGCGGTTCCAACCGCAGCGACGCGCTCGTGTCCGGCCGCGGCCTGCATTTCCGCTACACCCCCGAAAGCCCGGACCTCCTGGGCGGTCTCGACCTCGTGCTGCAACGAGGCATGCGCATCGCGCTGCTGGGTCCCAACGGCTGCGGCAAATCCACCTTGCTGAAGGTGCTCATGGGCGATCTCCAGGCCAGCGGCGAACTGACCCGGCACCCCAAGCTGTCCATTTCCGTCATCAGCCAGGGCCGCGGCGAGCTGGACGGCGATGCCTCCGTGCTGGACAACCTGGCGGAGCGCGCCGCGGTGGTGCGCATCGGCGGCTCCGACATCCTGGCCCACGTCTATCTCACACGGTTCGGTTTCCCCGTGGACCAGCAGAAGCGCGTGGCCTCCACGCTCAGCGGCGGCGAGCGCAACCGCCTGCTGCTGGCGCGCACCATGCTGCATCCGGTGGATCTGCTGGTGCTGGACGAACCCACCAACGATCTGGACATCCCGACCTTGCAGAACCTCGAGGAAGCCCTCCAGGACTATCCGGGGACCCTGCTGCTCGTGAGCCACGACCGTTTCTTCCTGGATCAGGTGGCCACGCACACCCTGGCCTGGAACGGCGCGGGCTCGCCCCTGTGGGAGCTGTACGAGGGCAGCCCGGCAACCGTGAAAAGCCTGCGCGAGCAACGGGCTTTGGAGTCGGAAGCCTCGAGTTTCAAACCCGAACCCGCGAAGACCGGCGCCAGGATGGAGAGCAGTGGCTCCAAAAAGCCCCGCCTTTCCCAAAAAGAGCAGCGCCGCCTGGGAGAAGTCGAATTGCAGATGGCTTCCCTGCACGAGCACATCGCTGCCTTGGACACTATCCTTTCAAGTCCTTCGGCCTTCCTCACCGCCGAGGCCTCGGGCCACCTGGCCCTGAAGGACCGCGATGCCGCCAAGGCCGCCCTGGAGGCCCTGGAGCTGGAGTGGATGGACCTGGAAGAAAAGCGGCAAATTCTTTGA
- a CDS encoding AmpG family muropeptide MFS transporter: MAAVSLFGFASGLPLLLTNSTLQAWMKDSHVDLGLIGLSALIGLPYNLKFLWSPILDRFTPPFLGRRRGWILIFQLALVLGLSAMAFGNPSQNLGLIAGLALMVAFFSASQDIVIDAYRTELLPVRDLGLGSSLNINFYRIAMLVGGAFALWLADRTTWRVVYLVMGAMMVPGMLTAWFAPEPAGANPPRTLVDAVVKPFTEFFSRQGALEMMAFTILYKLGDMLAASLNTVFLMTLDFSKTEIGLATKGLGLVSLLIGAFLGGLVMRRWSLRRSLILFGILQAASITAPFLLAVIGHNRPLMLATIGAENFCFGTGMVAYAAFLMRICDKRMTATQYALLSSLMALTRTVFSSPAGQLVKWMGWPGFFLLCMGISIPGLLMLLRYNRWQMPEEAPGLES, encoded by the coding sequence TTGGCGGCGGTTTCGCTGTTCGGGTTCGCGTCGGGCCTGCCCCTGCTGCTGACCAATTCCACGCTGCAGGCCTGGATGAAGGATTCCCACGTGGATCTCGGCCTCATCGGCCTTTCCGCGCTCATCGGCCTGCCCTACAACCTGAAATTCCTGTGGTCGCCCATCCTTGACCGCTTCACGCCGCCCTTCCTGGGCCGCCGCCGGGGCTGGATCCTGATCTTCCAATTGGCCCTGGTGCTGGGCCTCTCCGCGATGGCGTTCGGGAACCCGAGCCAGAACCTGGGCCTCATTGCCGGCCTGGCCCTGATGGTCGCATTCTTCAGCGCCAGCCAGGACATCGTCATCGACGCCTACCGCACCGAACTGCTGCCGGTCCGCGATCTCGGGCTTGGCTCCAGCCTCAACATCAATTTCTACCGGATCGCGATGCTGGTGGGCGGCGCTTTCGCGCTCTGGCTCGCGGACCGCACCACCTGGCGCGTGGTCTACCTGGTGATGGGGGCCATGATGGTGCCGGGGATGCTGACAGCCTGGTTCGCGCCGGAGCCCGCCGGCGCCAATCCACCGCGCACCTTGGTGGATGCGGTGGTGAAGCCTTTCACGGAATTCTTCTCCCGCCAGGGCGCGCTGGAAATGATGGCCTTCACCATCCTCTACAAGCTGGGTGACATGCTGGCGGCCTCGCTGAACACGGTCTTCTTGATGACCCTGGATTTCAGCAAGACCGAAATCGGCCTCGCGACGAAAGGTTTGGGATTGGTTTCGCTGCTAATCGGCGCCTTCCTGGGCGGCCTGGTAATGCGGCGCTGGTCCTTGCGGCGATCCCTGATCCTCTTCGGCATCCTGCAGGCCGCGAGCATCACCGCACCGTTCCTGCTGGCGGTCATCGGGCACAACCGGCCGCTCATGCTGGCCACCATCGGCGCGGAAAACTTCTGCTTCGGCACCGGCATGGTGGCCTATGCGGCCTTCCTCATGCGCATCTGCGACAAACGGATGACCGCCACGCAATACGCGCTGCTGTCGAGCCTCATGGCCCTGACCCGCACGGTATTTTCAAGTCCCGCAGGCCAGTTGGTGAAGTGGATGGGGTGGCCCGGCTTCTTCCTGCTGTGCATGGGGATTTCCATTCCGGGACTGCTGATGCTCCTGCGCTACAACCGCTGGCAGATGCCTGAGGAAGCGCCGGGCCTCGAGTCCTGA
- a CDS encoding energy transducer TonB, translated as MSTQTLQQGSLRPTRIPAITVVHPGLQVHSIAAPKTDRRLSFLMSANLYCALAAGAVLVAQASPAIRERIIKTDREIAVVNIADVEPAPRPVVATAPPPMRGLGAENTDAPIPAERPQIGVPETPLALGTHDQGSLIARDPAGSTAPGGKTGPGTTSTTPEVGWGAPVEVSASSVSILHQIQPIYPSLARLAHKEGDVVLIMTINEQGVPTEVKMASGDVVFKNDAIRAAQQWRFTPARLDGQPHSARFHLTLQFRLRG; from the coding sequence ATGTCCACCCAGACCCTCCAGCAGGGCAGCCTTCGGCCTACCCGGATTCCCGCCATCACCGTGGTCCACCCCGGGCTGCAGGTCCACTCCATCGCGGCCCCCAAGACCGACCGCCGCCTCAGTTTCCTGATGAGCGCGAACCTCTACTGCGCCCTCGCGGCGGGAGCCGTGCTGGTGGCCCAGGCCTCGCCGGCGATCCGTGAACGCATCATCAAGACGGACCGCGAGATCGCGGTGGTCAACATTGCGGATGTTGAACCAGCCCCGAGGCCGGTTGTGGCGACAGCCCCACCTCCCATGCGCGGCCTTGGAGCCGAAAACACCGATGCGCCGATCCCGGCCGAACGCCCCCAGATCGGCGTTCCGGAAACCCCGTTGGCCCTCGGGACACACGATCAGGGAAGCCTGATCGCGAGAGATCCAGCCGGCTCCACTGCCCCAGGCGGAAAAACCGGACCCGGAACAACTTCGACCACGCCCGAAGTCGGGTGGGGCGCACCCGTGGAAGTGAGCGCCAGCTCGGTGAGCATCCTCCACCAGATCCAACCCATCTATCCGAGCCTGGCGCGCCTTGCGCACAAGGAAGGCGACGTGGTGCTGATCATGACCATCAATGAGCAGGGCGTCCCCACCGAGGTGAAGATGGCCTCGGGCGACGTGGTCTTCAAGAACGACGCCATCCGCGCCGCCCAGCAATGGCGGTTCACGCCCGCGCGCCTGGACGGGCAGCCCCACAGCGCGCGGTTCCACCTCACACTGCAATTCAGGTTGCGCGGATGA
- a CDS encoding GNAT family N-acetyltransferase yields MTLRLRWIEHLSPAYALSVALRRDVLRKPLGLEFTEAQLAAESASFHLAVWGEDVLLGTLLLTPLDGSSIQMRQVAVDERKQGLGIGRLLVAESEAEAARRGFHRIMLHARDSAVGFYLKLGYRPVGDEFIEVGVRHQEMEKRL; encoded by the coding sequence ATGACCCTGCGCCTGCGATGGATCGAGCACCTCTCACCGGCCTACGCGCTGTCGGTGGCCTTGCGCCGCGATGTCCTGCGCAAACCCTTGGGCTTGGAGTTCACCGAGGCCCAGCTCGCAGCGGAATCCGCCAGCTTCCACCTGGCGGTCTGGGGGGAAGATGTGCTGTTGGGCACGCTGCTGCTCACCCCACTTGATGGGAGTTCCATCCAGATGAGGCAGGTGGCCGTGGATGAGCGGAAGCAGGGCCTCGGCATCGGTCGGCTGCTGGTCGCGGAGTCCGAAGCCGAGGCGGCGCGCCGCGGCTTCCACCGCATCATGCTCCATGCCCGGGATAGCGCCGTGGGCTTTTACCTGAAGCTAGGCTACCGGCCCGTGGGCGATGAATTCATCGAAGTGGGCGTGCGGCACCAGGAGATGGAAAAACGGCTTTAA
- the recO gene encoding DNA repair protein RecO: MIETIQAIVLRPSPFQDGGLVVSFLTEHGERKSGIAKGAKKPSAKWVSAFEPLSLVKVGFFGKEQADLRRVTRCELQHSPLTLGHLESNLVMACLADIFDRVAKEGVEDERLFRLLSACGRALKDHPDRAMNILAYAEHWLLHCMGLLPHPRLCGACGHGTAPIVMLSEDHGWRCADCTPMDPAEALPPGTREHLRTLRTCSAEDAPDVRLQAARACTELLRSRLMRELGGGLRSYDVMHRMVM; the protein is encoded by the coding sequence GTGATCGAAACCATCCAGGCCATCGTGCTGCGGCCCTCGCCCTTCCAGGATGGCGGTCTGGTGGTGTCGTTCCTCACGGAGCACGGCGAACGCAAGTCCGGCATCGCCAAGGGAGCGAAAAAACCATCGGCCAAATGGGTATCGGCTTTCGAGCCGCTCAGCCTTGTGAAGGTGGGCTTTTTCGGGAAGGAGCAGGCTGATCTGCGGCGTGTCACCCGCTGCGAACTGCAGCATTCGCCCCTGACGCTGGGGCATCTGGAATCCAATCTGGTGATGGCGTGCCTTGCGGACATCTTCGACCGCGTGGCGAAGGAGGGCGTGGAAGACGAGCGGCTGTTCCGCCTGCTGAGCGCCTGCGGCCGCGCGCTGAAGGACCATCCGGACCGCGCGATGAACATCCTGGCCTATGCGGAGCACTGGCTTCTGCACTGCATGGGCCTGCTGCCCCATCCGCGGCTTTGCGGGGCTTGCGGCCATGGAACCGCGCCCATCGTGATGCTCTCGGAGGACCATGGCTGGCGTTGCGCCGACTGCACGCCCATGGATCCCGCCGAAGCCCTGCCTCCGGGCACGCGCGAACACCTGCGGACCCTGAGGACCTGTTCCGCCGAAGATGCCCCGGACGTCCGGCTCCAGGCCGCCCGCGCCTGCACGGAGCTGCTCCGCAGCCGGTTGATGAGGGAACTCGGCGGCGGATTGCGGAGCTATGACGTGATGCACCGGATGGTGATGTAG
- a CDS encoding DUF4349 domain-containing protein — protein MSLPPEHHASKPEPRPTSGDPLIPGLVNASADASQNSMIASQKLIRTGQLSLEVKLFDEAFAKLQRIATENGGYIADIKANRQDQGRATGTVVVRVQPNRYFQALDALRTIGKVEFEGVNTQDVTREFADLEARLINKRQLEVRMREILRTRTSKMEDLLEAEQQLSQVTEQIEQMEGQRRYFQQMVSMSTITVELHEPLLITKALEPKKPGLFAPVAVAARSSVELLVQLLALVVSALVFLAPWLVLGTGTWMAIRRILARRKVPQAS, from the coding sequence ATGAGCCTGCCACCTGAGCATCACGCGTCCAAACCGGAACCTCGGCCCACATCCGGCGATCCTCTCATTCCGGGTCTGGTCAATGCATCCGCCGACGCATCCCAGAACTCGATGATCGCCAGCCAGAAACTCATCCGTACGGGCCAGTTGTCCCTTGAAGTGAAGCTTTTCGACGAAGCGTTCGCCAAACTTCAGCGCATCGCCACTGAGAACGGGGGGTACATCGCGGATATCAAAGCGAACCGCCAGGACCAGGGTCGGGCCACTGGCACCGTGGTGGTGCGAGTGCAGCCGAATCGCTACTTCCAGGCATTGGACGCCCTCCGCACCATTGGCAAGGTGGAATTTGAGGGGGTCAACACCCAGGATGTGACCAGGGAATTCGCGGACCTGGAAGCGAGGCTCATCAACAAACGCCAGCTTGAAGTGCGGATGCGGGAGATCCTGCGCACCCGCACCTCGAAGATGGAAGATTTGCTGGAAGCGGAGCAGCAGCTTTCGCAGGTGACGGAGCAGATCGAGCAGATGGAGGGGCAGCGGCGCTATTTCCAGCAGATGGTGTCCATGTCCACCATCACAGTGGAGCTGCATGAACCGCTGTTGATCACCAAGGCGCTCGAACCCAAGAAACCCGGCCTCTTCGCGCCGGTAGCCGTGGCCGCCCGTAGTTCTGTCGAATTGCTCGTCCAGCTGCTCGCGCTGGTGGTTTCTGCCCTGGTGTTCCTGGCGCCGTGGCTGGTCCTTGGAACAGGAACATGGATGGCCATCCGGCGGATCTTGGCTCGCAGGAAAGTTCCGCAGGCGAGCTGA
- the pap gene encoding polyphosphate:AMP phosphotransferase, giving the protein MFESAELGHKVDKETFALEAPKLRELLLDAQFDLAQAPRFPVILLIGGVDGAGKSETVNLLNSWMDPRHIETHGLEPPTDEERERPHMFRWWRQLPPKGKIGIFNGSWYSFPILQRAHGDTKDAQLDQSISRIQRFERMLLDEGALLLKFWMHLSKDVQKKRLKKLEADPLTRWRVTEQDWEHFAMYDKFRKICEKTLTATSTADAPWTIVEATDFRYQALTVGQFIHDALRRRLDGAANQPRLLAPPLPSRLDSVNVFQTLDLTQRMEKADYNVELERLQGRLNLLTRSKSFKKRSVVLAFEGSDAAGKGGAIRRVTGALDARIYRVIPIAAPTDEEKAQPYLWRFWRRLPRDGRFSIFDRTWYGRVLVERVEGYCAEVDWMRAYGEINDFEEQLHRNGTILCKFWLTVSPEEQLRRFEARRDTAYKRFKITDDDWRNREKWDAYQQAVCDMVDRTSPGHAPWTLVESEDKNFGRIKVLKTIVERMEAEL; this is encoded by the coding sequence ATGTTCGAATCCGCGGAGCTGGGCCATAAGGTCGACAAGGAAACGTTCGCACTGGAAGCACCCAAGCTGCGGGAGCTGCTGCTGGACGCCCAATTCGACCTGGCCCAGGCCCCCCGTTTCCCGGTGATCCTGCTCATCGGCGGCGTGGACGGCGCGGGCAAGAGCGAGACGGTGAACCTGCTCAATAGCTGGATGGACCCCCGGCACATCGAGACCCACGGCCTGGAGCCGCCCACGGATGAAGAACGGGAGCGGCCCCACATGTTCCGCTGGTGGAGGCAGCTCCCGCCGAAGGGGAAGATCGGGATCTTCAACGGCTCCTGGTACTCCTTTCCGATCCTCCAGCGCGCGCACGGCGACACCAAGGATGCGCAGCTGGACCAGAGCATCAGCCGCATCCAGCGCTTCGAGCGCATGCTTCTGGACGAGGGCGCGCTGCTGCTCAAGTTCTGGATGCACCTTTCGAAGGATGTGCAGAAGAAACGGCTCAAGAAACTGGAAGCTGATCCCCTCACCAGGTGGCGGGTCACGGAGCAGGACTGGGAACACTTCGCGATGTACGACAAGTTCCGGAAGATCTGCGAGAAGACCCTGACCGCCACGAGCACTGCGGACGCCCCCTGGACCATCGTGGAGGCTACGGATTTCCGCTACCAGGCCCTCACCGTGGGCCAGTTCATCCACGACGCGCTGCGGCGCCGGCTTGATGGAGCGGCGAACCAGCCCCGGCTCTTGGCGCCTCCATTGCCCTCCCGCCTGGATTCCGTGAACGTGTTCCAGACGCTGGACCTGACCCAACGCATGGAAAAAGCTGATTACAACGTGGAGCTGGAACGGCTCCAGGGCAGGTTGAACTTGCTCACGCGCAGCAAATCCTTCAAGAAGCGCTCAGTGGTGCTGGCCTTCGAGGGCAGCGATGCCGCGGGCAAGGGCGGAGCCATCCGCCGGGTCACCGGGGCCCTGGACGCCCGCATCTACCGCGTCATCCCCATCGCGGCGCCCACCGACGAGGAAAAAGCGCAGCCCTACCTCTGGCGCTTCTGGAGGCGCCTGCCCAGGGATGGCCGCTTCTCCATCTTCGACCGCACCTGGTACGGGCGGGTGCTGGTGGAACGGGTGGAAGGCTACTGCGCCGAAGTGGACTGGATGCGCGCCTACGGCGAGATCAACGATTTCGAGGAGCAGCTCCACCGCAATGGGACCATCCTGTGCAAGTTCTGGCTGACCGTCAGCCCCGAGGAGCAATTGCGGCGCTTCGAGGCGCGCCGCGACACGGCCTACAAGCGGTTCAAGATCACCGACGACGACTGGCGGAACCGCGAGAAGTGGGACGCCTACCAGCAGGCGGTGTGCGACATGGTGGACCGCACCAGCCCGGGCCATGCGCCCTGGACGCTCGTGGAAAGCGAGGACAAGAATTTCGGGCGGATCAAGGTGCTGAAGACCATCGTGGAGCGGATGGAAGCGGAACTGTAG